From the Scatophagus argus isolate fScaArg1 chromosome 21, fScaArg1.pri, whole genome shotgun sequence genome, one window contains:
- the LOC124053248 gene encoding glucagon-like peptide 2 receptor: MPTLLPTWHKRRWTTGGHTFLLLIFLVMFNHQATGSVLENLIAKRTEYLENCNRTLSTLPETGIYCKGTFDMFVCWPHSTPGNVSVPCPSYLPWISDDDTRRAHRECLADGRWRQRENSSDLWRDDSECKEDHYFKDKEDEMHRQTALRLISVIGYSLSLSSLTLATLLMGMLRKLHCTRNYIHMNLFVSFILRAMAVISKEIILYIMYSNLPNDDPGWNSYSTSAIVLMCKFSKVCMEYFVACNYFWLLVEAIFLHTLLFTAVLTKRRLLKKYMLLGWGTPVLFVTPWTVVKILYENTGCWSIMNRWFWWIIRGPITLSVLVIFFIFIKILMLLLSKLKADQVKFTDYRYSLARATLVLIPLLGIHEVVFTVLIDECVEGSSRYARNFINLTLSSFQGFLVAVLYCFANGEVQTELKKRWQLFLFTNHFQVRSCFQGVPLKHLWKCTRGHRQQCSRQSDSYDEGGTSTTHPHLLQVAVRGGGGGFGVGEIKGQGFKGCDTAGLDFLTRKSLSSSDGEITLGETMEEILEESEF; this comes from the exons ATGCCAACCCTGCTGCCAACCTGGCACAAGAGGAGGTGGACCACAGGAGGACACACATTCCTGCTCTTAATCTTCCTTGTTATGTTCAACCACCAG GCAACAGGATCAGTGCTTGAAAATCTAATAGCTAAACGGACTGAGTACTTGGAGAACTGCAACAGAACCCTCAGCACGCTTCCAGAAACTG GAATCTACTGTAAGGGAACAtttgatatgtttgtgtgttggccccATTCAACTCCTGGGAATGTGTCAGTCCCCTGTCCTTCTTATTTACCGTGGATCAGCGATG ATGACACCAGGAGGGCACATCGAGAATGTTTAGCCGATGGGAGATGGCGACAGAGGGAAAACTCTTCCGATCTTTGGAGGGATGACTCAGAATGTAAGGAGGACCATTACTTCAAAGacaag GAGGATGAAATGCATCGCCAGACAGCCCTCAGGCTGATCTCTGTTATTGGTTATtccctgtccctgtcctctCTCACACTGGCCACTCTCCTGATGGGCATGTTGAG GAAGCTCCACTGTACCAGGAACTACATCCACATGAATCTGTTTGTGTCATTCATCCTGAGAGCCATGGCTGTCATTTCTAAAGAAATCATATTATACATCATGTATTCCAACCTACCCAACGACGACCCTGGATGGAACTCATACTCAACCTCTGCG ATTGTGTTGATGTGCAAATTCTCCAAAGTGTGCATGGAATACTTTGTGGCCTGTAACTACTTCTGGCTGTTGGTGGAGGCCATTTTCCTCCACACTTTGCTCTTCACAGCTGTGCTGACCAAGAGACGTCTGCTGAAGAAATACATGCTGCTGGGATGGG GAACACCTGTCCTGTTTGTGACACCATGGACTGTGGTCAAGATTTTATATGAAAACACAGG ATGCTGGTCAATTATGAACAGATGGTTCTGGTGGATAATAAGGGGCCCGATTACCTTATCTGTGCTG GTCATTTTCTTCATATTCATCAAGattctgatgctgctgctgtccaagCTGAAAGCAGATCAGGTGAAATTTACTGACTACAGATACAG CTTGGCCAGAGCAACACTGGTTCTGATTCCTCTGCTGGGGATCCATGAAGTGGTCTTCACCGTGTTGATAGATGAATGTGTGGAAGGCAGCAGTCGCTATGCCAGGAACTTCATCAACCTCACCCTCAGCTCATTTCAG GGATTTTTGGTTGCTGTGCTGTACTGTTTCGCGAATGGAGAG GtccaaactgaactgaagaagcGCTGGCAGCTTTTCCTGTTCACCAACCACTTCCAGGTCAGGAGCTGCTTTCAGGGTGTGCCTCTCAAGCACCTGTGGAAATGCACTCGAGGGCACCGCCAACAGTGCTCTCGGCAGAGTGACTCCTACGACGAGGGCGGCACCTCCACAACGCACCCACACCTGCTCCAGGTGGCTGTacgtggaggaggtggggggtttGGAGTTGGAGAGATTAAGGGTCAAGGGTTTAAGGGGTGTGACACAGCCGGACTAGACTTTCTCACCAGGAAGAGTCTGTCCAGTAGTGATGGAGAGATAACGCTTGGGGAGACCATGGAAGAGATTCTGGAAGAGAGTGAGTTCTGA